A window of Anomalospiza imberbis isolate Cuckoo-Finch-1a 21T00152 chromosome 4, ASM3175350v1, whole genome shotgun sequence contains these coding sequences:
- the NOCT gene encoding nocturnin — translation MYQSSARCLCSALPALCCAPAAASASRLPLPRPRSHPPPAALAAPRAAAGGPPAPGTPPRAACSMGNSTSRLYSVLAKTLSSGPVAQHQDCLEQLDSAQLDPIDPKDLLEECQIVLQKRPPRFQRNFVNLKKNTASNHRPIRVMQWNILAQALGEGKDNFVQCPMEALKWEERKCLILEEILAYKPDILCLQEVDHYFDTFEPLLSRLGYQCTFFPKPWSPCLDVEHNNGPDGCALFFLKERFELVSSANIRLTAMKLKTNQVAIAQTLKCHETGRLFCIAVTHLKARTGWERFRSAQGCDLLQNLKNITQGAKIPLIVCGDFNAEPTEEVYREFSNSSLNLNSAYKLLSPDGQSEPPYTTWKIRPSGECRHTLDYIWYSQHALNVNSALGLLTEEQIGPNRLPSFNYPSDHLSLVCDFSFNQDPDRLL, via the exons ATGTACCAGAGCTCCGCGCGCTGCCTCTGCTCGGCCCTTCCCGCCCTCTGCtgcgctcccgccgccgcctcggccTCCCGCCTGCCGCTGCCGCGGCCCCGCTCCCACCCGCCGCCGGCCGCCCTCGCCGCCCCGCGGGCAGCAGCGGGcggcccgcccgccccggggaCGCCGCCCCGCGCAG CGTGTTCCATGGGAAACAGCACCAGCCGGCTCTACAGCGTGCTCGCCAAGACGCTGAGCAGTGGTCCTGTAGCCCAGCACCAGgactgcctggagcagctggactCAGCACAGCTGGATCCTATAGACCCCAAGGATTTGCTGGAGGAATGTCAGATTGTTCTGCAGAAGCGGCCACCCCGGTTTCAGAGGAACTTTGTGAACCTGAAGAAAAATACTGCCAGTAACCACCGCCCCATCCGGGTCATGCAGTGGAACATCCTCGCCCAAG CTCTCGGGGAAGGCAAAGACAACTTTGTTCAGTGCCCCATGGAAGCTCTGAAATGGGAGGAGAGAAAGTGCCTCATCCTGGAGGAAATCCTTGCATACAAGCCTGACATCTTGTGCCTTCAGGAAGTCGACCACTACTTCGACACCTTCGAGCCACTCCTCAGCCGCCTGGGCTACCAGTGCACTTTCTTCCCGAAGCCGTGGTCACCTTGCCTGGATGTGGAGCACAACAACGGGCCGGATGGCTGCGCCTTGTTCTTCCTCAAGGAGCGCTTTGAGCTTGTCAGCAGTGCCAACATCCGGCTGACCGCCATGAAGCTGAAGACCAACCAGGTGGCCATCGCGCAGACGCTGAAGTGCCACGAAACCGGCAGGCTCTTCTGCATCGCCGTCACCCACCTGAAAGCCCGCACGGGCTGGGAGAGGTTCcgctctgctcagggctgcgACCTCCTCCAGAACCTGAAGAACATCACCCAAGGAGCAAAGATCCCCCTGATCGTTTGCGGAGACTTCAATGCGGAGCCAACCGAGGAGGTCTACAGGGAGTTTTCAAACTCCAGCCTCAATTTAAACAGTGCATACAAGCTGCTGAGCCCCGATGGACAGTCGGAGCCCCCCTACACCACCTGGAAGATCCGGCCCTCTGGAGAGTGCCGGCACACACTGGATTATATCTGGTATTCCCAGCACGCCTTGAATGTGAACTCAGCCCTGGGCTTGCTGACTGAAGAGCAAATTGGGCCCAACAGGCTGCCCTCATTCAATTACCCTTCCGATCACCTGTCCCTTGTGTGTGACTTTAGTTTTAATCAGGACCCTGACAGGCTGCTGTAA